One Urechidicola croceus genomic window, CCGGTAATTATGATAACACGAATCGACTTATCTTCATCGGCAGTAACAAATGCTTTGTGTAATTCTTCAATAGTTTCTTTATTGAGCGCATTTAATTTGTTTGGTCTATTAATAGTAATTGTCAAAATTTTTCCTTCTTGACCTAATAAAATATTATTGTATTTCATTTGTTGATTTTTTGAAAATTATTTTTTTGGTAATGTAATAGTAAATACGGTTCCTGAATCTTCATCAGAAATAAATGATATAACTCCTCCGTAGGCTTCAATAATATTTTTAACCATTGGTAAACCTAATCCCATTCCGCTTGTTTTAGTAGTGAACTTTGGTTCAAATACTTTGTTTTTTAATTCATCTGAAATGCCTTTTCCATTGTCTGAAACAGAAATCACAACATCATTTCCTTTGTCAAGAACTGTAACCTTTACAGATGGATTATCAATATCTACCATTGCTTGAATGGAATTTTTAATAAGATTTGTTACAACCCTAGTAATTTGCATTTTATCCAAATTAGCAACGATATTTTTACCTTCAGAGTCAAAAGAAATATAAGGTTCTGTAAAAATTTCAGTGGCAAGTTTTACAACATCAACAACATTTATTTTTTCGCGTTTTTGAGTTGGCATTTTTGCAAAATCAGAAAAAGCAGATGCTATTGAACTCATCACGTCAATTTGCTGAATCATAGTTTTACTAAATTCCTTTAATTTATGAGTAATCATTGGATCTTCTGGATCAAATTTTCTTTCAAACATTTGCACTGTTAATCTCATTGGTGTCAACGGATTTTTAATTTCATGTGCTACTTGTTTTGCCATTTCTCTCCACGCTTCTTCTCGCTCACTTTGTGCTAGTTTTACAGCACTTTCTTCAAGATCATCAACCATACTATTGTATGATTCAACCAAACTATAAATTTCTTTACTTGCATCTTTTAAAGAAATTTTTTCATTCCGCTTTAATAGTCTAGTTTCACTCATTTTATCACTTACGGTTTTTATTGATCGAGTTATATAACTAGATATAAAATAGGCTAAAACCATACCCACAATAAAAATCAGTAAAAACCCCAATGCTAATCTTGATAAAAACTCGCTCAATTCTCTATCTTGATCAGAACTATCTTCTAAATATGGTAAATGTAGAATTCCTATTGGTCTATAATTGTGATTTACAATATATGTGTAAGATGATTGATATTCTTTATCATCTTTTTTCTCTCTTTTTACATATCTATGATCGGTTGTATTGGCAAGAATATCTAATATATTTTTATCAATTTTTCGAACAACCGTATCATTAGTAAAATCACGATTTGACGAAATACTAAAATTACCGTCTAAATCATAAATTTCGATTTCTAAATTATGTATTCTTGAAATGTCAAATATTTTATTCTGATAAAGAAAAATATATCGAAGTTTTGAAGGTACAATTTCATACGTTGTATTATTCAACTCAACAGTAATATGATTTCTTATAGCTGTTTCTTTACGTTCTAACCTTCCGGTATTGTATTCTTCTGCTTGCTCGTGATACTGAATTATAGTAACTATTGCTATCAAAATAGAGGCAATTATTATCAATGCAACCATTGATAAAAAGACACGATTTTGTAAAGAAAGTTTTGTTCTATTCATTGCTTAAAATTATAATAACTAGCAAAAAAGATACCATATTATTGCTTATTGGTGTATTTCAATTTAAAATAAATAACCAGTGTAACTAAAATTGCCGTAACTAAATTGGCTAAAGCAACCGAAATACTATTTACATATATTCCGTAAATGAACCATAAAATGATTCCTAATAACAAAATAAGATACATGGTTAAAGATATGTTTTCAACCGATTTCGTTTTCCATGCTTTTAAAACTTGAGGTATAAATGATGCCGTAGTTAAAGTTGCTGCAACTAATCCTAAAATTTCAATATTTGGAATCATTCATAAGAATTTATAGTTGTAAAAATAAATAAAAAAACCTCATTCGTTTAATCGAATGAGGTTTTATATTGTTTTGTCATTTCACTATATTTATACAGCAAATGCTTCTGATATTTCTTTTAAAATAATTTCACCATTTACAATATTAACACCTTTGCTCAACCCTTTGTTCTCATCACAAGCTCTCTCCCATCCTTTATTTGCAATTTGTAATACATATGGCAATGTAACATTAGTTAAGGCAATTGTAGAAGTGTAAGGAACTGCTCCTGGCATATTCGCCACACAATAATGAACAACTTCATCAATGATATACGTTGGATTTTCGTGAGTTGTCGGTTTTGTTGTTTCAATACATCCTCCTTGATCTACTGCTACATCAACTAATACTGTTCCTGATTGCATGTCTTTCAACATATCTCTTGTAATTAAGTTGGGTGCTTTCGCTCCTGGAATTAACACTCCACCAACAATTAAATCAGCAGTTTTAATATGCTCTCTAATATTATATTCGTTTGAAAATTCGGTGATTACATTATTAGGCAAAATATCATTTAAATATCTTAAACGATCAACATTAATATCTAATATTGTTACCAAGGCTCCCATTCCTGCAGCCATTTTAGCCGCTTGAGTTCCTACAACACCACCACCAAGAATTAATATTTTTCCTGGGCGTACTCCTGGAACTCCTCCTAATAAAATACCTTTTCCTTGTACTGGTTTTTCTAAATATTTTGCTCCTTGTTGGATAGCCATTCTACCAGCAACTTCAGACATTGGAGTTAATAATGGTAATGATCTATTTGGTCCTTCAACAGTTTCATAAGCAATACAAACTGACTTACTAGCAATCATTGCTTCTGTTAGTTTTTCACTAGATGCAAAATGGAAATAGGTAAATAAAATTTGTCCTTCTTTCGCTAAAGAATATTCTTCTTCAATTGGTTCTTTAACTTTTACAATCATATCTGCAATAGCATAAACCTCTTCAATAGTTGATAATATAGTTGCTCCAGCATCTATATACTTTTCATCAGGAAAACCACTGTTAGTTCCTGCATCTGACTGAACATAAACAGTATGATTTCTCTTTGTTAGTTCAAAAACTCCTCCTGGAGTTAAAGCAACACGATTTTCGTTGTTTTTGATTTCCTTTGGTAGACCTACAATCATTATTTCTGTTTTAAGAATGTGTAAAAATAAATCAAAAAAAAGGATTTTTTTTCAGTAAATTGAAAAAAAATCCCTTAATCTTATATATTTAACATTTTATTTATTCGTAAACCTTATTTTATAACTTAACAATAAGGCTACCAACCCTGCTGTTAATAAATTTGCTAAAATAATAGCAGCACTATTTATATAAATACCATAAACCAACCATAATAAAACTCCTGATAACATTACTAAATACATAGGTAATGAAAGACTCTCAACATCTTTGGTCTTTTTTGTTTTTACTACTTGTGGTATAAATGCTGATGTAGTTAATACTGCAGCGATTAATCCTATAATTTCAATATTCATTTCATTCAATTTTATAGATGCAATTTCCTGCACTAATTATGATGCAAATATCTATCGAGAAGTAATCATAAAAATCATTATAATTGACTTTTTTATATAGCAAATTAACCCAAAAACAATTAATTAACATTGAATTAATCAATATGTAACACTTTGAATAAAACTTTATCAATTATTTACTAAATCGGTTGTAGAAAAACCATTCTTTAGAAAATTATATAATGAATTATGTAATGAATATTTACTTTTACTGAAAAGTAAATAAAAACTACTCATAAACTATGACCTAATATAAAATAAACGTCATTCTGAACTTGCATGTGCTACACTAGATTCAGTATTTCAGAATCGCATAGTGTTGCTTAAAAAATACTAAAATGAATATAGAATGAGATCCTGAAATAAATTCAGGGTGACGTTTATTTAAAACTACCCTACAATATTCACAATCTTTCCTGGAACGACAATCACCTTTTTAGGTGTTCTTCCTTGTAACTGCTCTTGAGTTTTTTCGTGAGCCATTACAGTTTTCTCAATATCTTCTTTACTCATATCTAATGGTAACTCTAACGTAAAGCGCATTTTACCATTGAATGATATTGGATAATTCTTCGAACTCTCTACCAAATGTTTTGGTTCAAATACTGGAAACTCAGCCGTTGAGATAGATGTTTTATGACCCAATTTACTCCATAATTCTTCTGCAATATGAGGTGCATAAGGTGATATTAAAACAATTAAAGGTTCTAAGATTTCACGCTTGTTACATTTAAATCCTTGCAATTCATTTACAGCAATCATAAACGAACTTACTGATGTGTTGAATGAGAAGTTTGTAATATCGTCATCTACCTTTTTAATGGTTTTATGCAATGTTTTTAAAGCAGCCCCATCCGACTTCCCCAAAGGAGAAGAGTCCACATAAAATGCTCCATCCTCTCCGCTATGATATAATTTCCATAATTTCTTTAAGAAAGAATAAGAACCAGAAATACCTGCTGTATTCCAAGGTTTTGATTGCTCAAGAGGTCCTAAAAACATTTCAAACAAACGTAAACTATCTGCTCCGTATTCTTCACAAATGTTATCTGGATTTACAACATTGTATTTAGACTTAGACATTTTTTCTACCTCACGACCACAAATGTATTTTCCTTCTTTATTTTTAATAAATATTAAATCCGAAAATTCTTCTCTCCAATTCTTAAAAGCATCAATATCTAATTCATCCGATGAGTTTACAAAAGACACATCTACATGCATTGGAACTAAAGCTGTCATTTCTAGATTCCATTCTACATCTGGATTTCCTGAATCTCTATATTTTTTAAGTTCACTTTCAACAATTTCCATTATTACTTCATCATAATCACCCTTAATTGCTTTCTCATATGAAACTTTTGGAATAACAAACCTTTGAGGAAAATGCTCTTTAATACTTCTTAAGTTTTTAATTCCAACCCCAAAACCATATACAAAAGCACTCGTACCAGTTATCATTCCTTGATTAATCAGTTTTTTTGCAAACTCATCAACAGGAACAAGATCTAAATCAAATAAGAATTTTTGCCAAAAACGTGCGTATAACAAATGTCCTGTTGCATGCTCGCTACCACCAATATATAAATCAACATCTTGCCAATAATCCAACGCTTTTTTACTTGCAAATTTCTTTGAATTTGTTGGGTCCATGTATCTGTTAAAATACCATGAACTTCCCGCCCATCCAGGCATTGTGTTCAATTCCATTGGGTAAATTTCAGGATGCGATTCCGAATCAAGTTCGGAATGACGTCCGTCTTCGTCATGCTGAACTTGTTTCAGCATCTCATTCGAAACTATTTTATTATTTCTAGCATCCCAAGCCCAAACCTCAGCGTTTCCTAATGGTGGTTTCCCATCAGAAGTTGGTAAATATTTCTCCACTTCCGGCAATACAATTGGCAAGTGTTTTACATCAATCATTTGCGGCATTCCATCTTTATAATACACTGGAAATGGTTCTCCCCAATAACGTTGACGGCTAAACACAGCATCACGTAAACGGTAATTAATTTTACCGTAACCAATTCCTCGTTTTTCTAGCTCATAAATGATGGTTTTCATCCCTTTCTTGTAATTCAATCCATTCAAGAAATCAGAATTAGCCAATATTGTTTTTTCTTTATCTGCAAATGCTTCTTCAGAAATATCAACTCCTTCAAAAATATTAGGAATCTCAATTCCGAAATGTTTAGCAAAAGCATAATCACGTTCATCTCCACAAGGAACCGCCATTACAGCGCCTGTTCCGTAACTTGCAAGAACGTAATCTCCTATCCAAATCTGTACTTTTTCACCTGTAAAAGGATGCGTTGCATATGCACCAGTAAAGACACCTGAAATGGTTTTTACATCTGCCATACGTTCGCGTTCGCTACGTTTAGCAGTTGCTTTTATATAGGCTTCAACTGCTGATTTTTGTTCATCAGTCACAATTTTAGAAACCAACTCATGCTCTGGAGCCAATGTCATAAAACTTACTCCAAAAACTGTATCAGGACGTGTTGTAAAAACCTGAATCTCATGTTCTGTTTCAGTTAAAACTTCCTTCTTTGCTTCTTTCTTTGCTTTTCCAACTGTAGGGAATTGCATTACATTATTAATCTTTCCAACTACTGCATCAACATTTTCAATAATTTCATCATTAGAAACATAAACAACACTAAATCCTTCTTTTTCGAAGAAATCTGCTCTTACTTGCTCGTCTTGTTTAGCAACAAACTCTACAACGGTATTTTTTGCAAAACAAACAAAATCTGCCATGTAATTACCCAAAGTATATTTCTGTCTAAACTTTGCTGCTCCTTTTTTTGCTTTTAATTTTCCCCACAATAATTCTTCTGCCTTCGAAAGATTCAAACGCATTTCTTTGATATTTTCAACCTCTTTATAAGATAGATTTACATCTCTGCTTCCTTTCTCAATGTTTGAAATTTTTACCTTGAATTTTACCATCGCTCCTTGAGAACGACCTATCCAATTGGTTTGAGAATCTTTTAATGGTTGTGGCCAATCTATTTTTTCTAACCCATCTAACAACCGTTGTGCATATGCAGAAATTCGCATGGACCATTGCATCATTTTTTTACGAACCACAGGGTGACCTCCACGCTCAGAAACTCCATTTACAATTTCATCATTTGCTAATACGGTTCCCAATTCTGGACACCAGTTCACTTCCGTTTCCGATAAGTATGTTAATCTGTATTTTGCTAAAATTTGTTCTTGTTCTTTTGCAGAATAAGCCTTCCATTCTTTTGCTGTAAAAACTGGAATTTCATCATCACATACAGCATTTACTTCAGCATTTCCACTTTTCTTGAATGTCGCAATAAGAGTCTTGATATCTTCTGCTTTATCAGTATCTTTATTGTACCAAGCATTGAATAACTTGGTAAAAATCCACTGTGTCCATTTATAATATTCTGGACTTGAAGTTCGTACTTCACGAGACCAATCAAAAGAAAAACCAATTCTATCTAGTTGACGACGATACGTTTTAATATTTTCTTCAGTAGTTTTTGCCGGATGTTGTCCTGTTTGAATAGCATATTGCTCAGCAGGTAATCCAAAAGAATCATATCCTTGTGGATGTAATACGTTAAATCCTTTATGACGCTTGTAACGTGCATAAATATCAGATGCGATATATCCAAGTGGATGCCCAACGTGTAATCCTGCTCCTGATGGGTACGGAAACATATCCAAAACATAAAATTTTGGTTTGTCGGACGTGTTTGAGGCTTTAAAGGTTTTCTTTTTATCCCAATATTTTTGCCATTTGGCTTCTATCTCTCTGTGATTGTAACTCATTTTTTCTTACTTCTTAAAGTCGGCAAAGTTACGGTTTAAATTGGTAAGAATAAAGTGTTATTTGTGTTGTCTTTTTTCAGTATTTGTCATTTCTACAATAGAAGAAATCACATAGATATTTATATATAAACTAAAAACCACATGATTAGTATGTATTGCGTGATTTCTCCTCCTACGTCGTTCGAAATGACCAAAGCGAAATCCAAAAACAAATAGATCCTTAAATAATTAAACTCAATAGTCATTTCTACTTTAGGAGAAATCTCATCGCAATGATTTTCTACTAAATGCTATATAATAACTATGTGATTTCTCCTCCTACGTCGTTCGAAATGACCAAAGCGAAATCCAAAAACAAATAGATCCTTAAATAATTAAACTCAATAGTCATTTCGACCTTAGGAGAAATCGCATCGCAATGATTTTCTACTAAATGCTATATAATAACTACGTGATTTCTCCTCCTACGTCGTTCGAAATGACCAAAGCGAAATCCAAAAACAAAATAGAATCTTAAATAATTAAACTCTAAAGTCATTTCGACTTTAGGAGAAATCTCATCGCAATGATTTTCTACTAAATACTATATAATAACTACGTGATTTCTACTCCTACGTCGTTCGAAATGACCAAAGCGAAATCCAAAAACAAAATAGAATCTCAAATAATTAAACTCAATAGTCATTTCGACCTTAGGAGAAATCGCATCGCAATGATTTTCTACTAAATACTATATAATAACTACGTGATTTCCCCTCCTACGTCGTTCGAAATGACTAAACTGAAATCTAAAAAACAAATAGATCCTTAAATAATTAAACTCAATAGTCATTTCGACCTTAGGAGAAATCTCATCGCAATGATTTTCTACTAAATGCTATATAATAACTACGTGATTTCCCCTCCTACGTCGTTCGAAATGACTAAACTGAAATCTAAAAAACAAATAGATCCTTAAATAATTAAACTCAATAGTCATTTCGACCTTAGGAGAAATCTCATCGCAATGATTTTCTACTAAATGCTATATAATAACTATGTGATTTCTCCTCCTTCGTCGTTCGAAATGACCAAAGCGAAATCCAAAAACAAATAGAATCTCAAATAATTAAACTCAATAGTCATTTCGACCTTAGGAGAAATCGCATCGCAATGATTTTCTACTAAATGCTATATAATAACTATGTGATTTCTCCTCCTTCGTCGTTCGAAATGACCAAAGCGAAATCCAAAAACAAATAGAATCTCAAATAATTAAACTCAATAGTCATTTCGACCTTAGGAGAAATCGCATCGCAATGATTTTCTACTAAATGCTATATAATAACTATGTGATTTCTCCTCCTCCGTCGTTCGAAATGACAAAAAAACTGATTATAATGGTAAGAATACAAGGCTATTTAAATTAAAACTTTTTAAAGAAATGAGGGATTCTAATGATTTTTTTAAGTAATTATTTTTATTAAATTTACGTATGCTTCACAATTACTTTGTTTATATCGTCACAAATCAATACAGAACAACGGTATACATTGGAGTAACAAATAATATTCAAAGAAGACTTTCTGAGCATTATTTTGATAGTCAAAACTCAAAAAAATCTTTTGCAGGAAAGTACAATTGTTTTTATTTAATCTATTATGAAGGGTTTGAAAATATTGAATCAGCAATTACAAGAGAGAAACAATTGAAAAAGTGGAGAAGAGAAAAAAAGAATAATTTAATTAATAGATTTAATCCTAAATGGGAATCTTTAAATAATCAAATCATTTAAGTCATTTCGACCTTAGGAGAAATCTTATCGTAATAATCTTCTACTAAATGCTATATAATAACTATGTGATTTCTCCTCCTTCGTCGTTCGAAATGACGAAACTGAAATCTAAAAAACAAATAGATCCTTAAATAATTAAACTCAATAGTCATTTCGACCTTAGGAGAAATCTTATTAAAATAATTCTCTTTTAAATGTTATATAATAACTACGTGATTTCTACTCCTACGTCGTTCGAAATGACCAAAGCGAAATCCAAAAACAAAATAGAATCTCAAATAATTAAACTCAATAGTCATTTCGACTTTAGGAGAAATCTCATAAAAGCACTTAATTCGTTGAAGTTTTTACGTGAAAACGTTATGGGATTTCTCCTCCTACGTCGTTCGAAATGACTAAACTGAAATCTAAAAAACAAATAGAATCTTAAATAATTAAACTCTAAAGTCATTTCGACTTTAGGAGAAATCTCATCGCAATGATTTTCTACTAAATACTATATAATAACTACGTGATTTCTACTCCTACGTCGTTCGAAATGACGAAACTAAATTCTTTTAAAACAATTCCTCTGCGGCATCTTCATCTAAAAACCAAATCAAATTTTCTGATTTAGGCGCAACTAGTGATGCTGGATATAGTTCTGCTATTTTATCTAAATTGATAATCTCTCTAACTTTTTCGGCTTTTGTAGCACCAGTTACTAGAAAGGCAACGTTCTTAGCATTATTAATTATTTTTCCAGTGATAGAAACACGTTTTTGTCCCGAATCAGGATGTATAGCAACTACACAATTCTCATCAGCGTCCCATAATTCAATATTATAAGGAAAAATAGAGGCTGTATGACCATCATCACCCATTCCTAAAATTACCAAATCAAATTGTGGAACATCATCGACTATTGGCAACTGATTTGCTAATACTTTTGAATAACGAATCGCTTCAGTTTCTGGATCATTTTCTCCTTTAATTCTAAAAATATTTTCTTCAGGAATTGAGATTTTTGACAACAAATGGTCTACAGTCATTTTAAAATTGCTTTCATTATCAGTTGGTGGAACTAGTCGTTCATCTCCCCAATAAAAATAAACTTTAGACCAATCTATCTTATTTTTATAATTTTCAGAAATTACATCAAATATTACTTTTGGAGTACTTCCTCCCGATAAAGCAATATGAAGTTTGTCGTTTTGACTTATTAAGTCAATTAAATATTGAGCAAAATTCTCTGCAACTTCTTTTTTATTTTTAAATGTTTTTAACTCCATTTTTATTTTTTTTTAAACACACAATACGAAGGTTCATCAGCCAAGTTCTCACATGGGTTTCTCCACATTTCAATACCATCAATTAAATCATCAGCGTTTTTTGGCCCCCAAACTCCTGCAGAATATCCATGAGTAATTGCTGTTTTACTAGTTGCCCAATAATTTAAAATCGGATCTACAAATTTCCACGATGCTTCTACTTCATCTGCTCTTGCGTATAGTGTTGCATCTCCTTGCATTGCATCTAACAACAACCTTTCATAAGCATCCATGATATCTCCATCGTCTAAACTTGAATAATAAAAATCCATATTTGCAGACTCTACATTAAATCCTTGACCAGGAACTTTCACCCCAAACTTCATTAATATTCCTTCATCTGGCTGAATTCGTATAATTAACTTATTGTCATTATCGTATACACCTTGTTCGTTAAAAATTTGATGATGTGGAGATTTAAAATGAATTACTACTTCAGTAACTTTTGTCGGCATTCTTTTAGCAGTTCTTACATAAAAAGGAACATCTTTCCAACGCCAGTTATCAATAAAGAATTTTATTGCTGCAAATGTTTCTGTTGTCGAATCAGCAGCAACACCTTCTTCTTCTCTATATCCTTTCACTTTATTTCCACCAATAACAGCAGATAAATATTGCCCTTTAATTGTATTTTCAAAAAGAGTTTTTTCATCATTCATTATTCTTAAGGACTGAAGTGCTTTTACTTTTTCATTTCTTATTTCTTCTGGACTATCATTAATTGGTGGCTCCATAGCAATGATAGAAACTATTTGCATCAAATGATTTTGAAACATATCTCTTAAAGCACCAGACTTGTCATAATAACCTCCTCTTCCCTCTACACCAACACTTTCTGCATTTGTTATTTCAATATGACGGATATAATTTCTATTCCATAAAGGTTCGAAAATCGAATTAGAAAAACGTGTTACAAGTATATTTTGAACTGTTTCTTTACCTAAATAATGATCTATTCTGAATATTTGAGTTTCTTTGAAATATTTTTGTAAACCAACATTTAATTCTTTGGCTGTTTCTAAACTATATCCAAATGGCTTTTCAACTATCAGTCTTTTCCAACCATTAGATTCATCATTTAATTTTTGATCTGCTAAATTTTTAGCAACCACTTCATATATACTTGGTGGAATAGAAAGATAGAATATATAGTTTCTATTGATTTTAAATTTCGTGTCAAGCCCAGCAATTCTATTACTTAATTTTTCAAAATCGGTATCGTAACTATCTCCCAAATCTTCATAAAAAAGCATATTTGCAAAACTTTCTACTTTTTCTTTTCCATCTTTTTCTATTCTTTCTTTTAAAAAGTCGCTACTGTAAACTACTTTTTCTCTAAAAGCCTCATCGCTCAGATTACTCCTACTAACTCCTAGTACTACAAAGTTTTCTGGTAAAAAATTTCCTGTATATAAATCGTATAAAGCAGGAATTAATTTTCTTACCGTTAAATCTCCAGAGGCACCAAAAATTATGAGCATTTGATTATCAAGATTGTTCATTTCGTAAATTATTAGTTGTATTTTTATTAATTATGTTGTCAAGTTAGGTTATGATACAAAGAATAATCTAAATTTTTGTATTAATTTTGAACTCGTGTTGTAGCGTACGAAGATACATGTTATTTTCTTTTATTTCTGCAACTAATTAATCAATAACTACAACAATTTTAACTGTAAAATATGAGCCAAAAAAATTATGACTTCGGATTGGTAGGTCTTGGAGTAATGGGACGTAACTTTATTTTGAATGTAGCAGACAATAATTTTTCTGCTTTTGGTCACGACTTAGATGAAGAAAAAGTAAATTCTTTAATTCAAGAAGGTGGAGATACATCAAGGGTGTATGCCTCGACAGATGCAAAAACTTTTGTAAATGCATTGAGTTCACCAAGAAAAATAATGTTATTAGTTCCGGCTGGAAAAGTTGTAGATATTGTTATTGAAGGATTACTCCCAATGTTAGATAAAGGAGATATAATTATCGATGGAGGAAATTCATTCTATACGGATACAGATCGACGTGAGGCATATTTAAAAGAAAAAGGAATTCACTTTTTTGGCTCAGGTGTTTCTGGAGGCGCAAAAGGAGCAAGAAAGGGGCCAAGTATCATGCCTGGAGGTGATCGAGAAGCTTACAAAGAAGTTAAACCTATTTTCGAAGCAGTTTCTGCAAAATTTAAAGGAGAGCCTTGCGTTGCATATCTTGGAAATAAATCTGCAGGAAACTATGTGAAAATGGTTCACAATGGTATTGAATATGGAATGATGCAATTAACATCTGAGATATATGATTTACTTAAAAAAGCAGGAGGATTATCAAACGAAGAATTACATAATGTTTATACAGAATGGAATAACGGTCGCTTACAATCTTTCTTAGTTCAAATTACTTCAGAAATATTCGCTCAAAAAGACGATAAAACTGACGGAATGTTAGTTGATAAAATCTTAGATAAAGCCAAACAAAAAGGTACTGGGAAATGGACATCACAAAACGCAATGGATCTTGGAATTCCTGTTCCAACTATTGATATTGCGGTAAGTATGCGTGAAATATCTGCATTGAAAGAAGAGAGAATTCAAGCAGATGCTTTATACGGAAGACCTACTCCAGCACCAATTGATAAAAATGAACTGATTAAAATGGCAGAAGAAGCATTGTATTTCGCTTTTATTA contains:
- the gndA gene encoding NADP-dependent phosphogluconate dehydrogenase, which gives rise to MSQKNYDFGLVGLGVMGRNFILNVADNNFSAFGHDLDEEKVNSLIQEGGDTSRVYASTDAKTFVNALSSPRKIMLLVPAGKVVDIVIEGLLPMLDKGDIIIDGGNSFYTDTDRREAYLKEKGIHFFGSGVSGGAKGARKGPSIMPGGDREAYKEVKPIFEAVSAKFKGEPCVAYLGNKSAGNYVKMVHNGIEYGMMQLTSEIYDLLKKAGGLSNEELHNVYTEWNNGRLQSFLVQITSEIFAQKDDKTDGMLVDKILDKAKQKGTGKWTSQNAMDLGIPVPTIDIAVSMREISALKEERIQADALYGRPTPAPIDKNELIKMAEEALYFAFINAYAQGLAQLTDASKEYNYELDLSVIAKIWRAGCIIRAELLEDISKAYVANKDLKNLLLSPLFVDKVQSTVPSARALVSYAAKSGIPVPGLSNSLTYFDAYTSSRLPLNLIQAQRDHFGSHTYERIDMEGIFHTEWE
- the zwf gene encoding glucose-6-phosphate dehydrogenase; translation: MNNLDNQMLIIFGASGDLTVRKLIPALYDLYTGNFLPENFVVLGVSRSNLSDEAFREKVVYSSDFLKERIEKDGKEKVESFANMLFYEDLGDSYDTDFEKLSNRIAGLDTKFKINRNYIFYLSIPPSIYEVVAKNLADQKLNDESNGWKRLIVEKPFGYSLETAKELNVGLQKYFKETQIFRIDHYLGKETVQNILVTRFSNSIFEPLWNRNYIRHIEITNAESVGVEGRGGYYDKSGALRDMFQNHLMQIVSIIAMEPPINDSPEEIRNEKVKALQSLRIMNDEKTLFENTIKGQYLSAVIGGNKVKGYREEEGVAADSTTETFAAIKFFIDNWRWKDVPFYVRTAKRMPTKVTEVVIHFKSPHHQIFNEQGVYDNDNKLIIRIQPDEGILMKFGVKVPGQGFNVESANMDFYYSSLDDGDIMDAYERLLLDAMQGDATLYARADEVEASWKFVDPILNYWATSKTAITHGYSAGVWGPKNADDLIDGIEMWRNPCENLADEPSYCVFKKK